The stretch of DNA ATAGTAGTAACATAAAGAGCTGTCTTCATAAAGACATGCTCTACACcaatacacacactcacacacacacactcacacacacgaaAAGTTACTGAATTCCTttggagaaaaatttaaatttttttttttttttttttttggtgacagagtctcgctctgtcgcccaggctggagtgcagtggccggatctcagctcactgcaagctccgcttcccgggctcacgccattctcctgcctcagcctcccgagtagctgggactacaggcgcccgccacctcacccggctagttttttgtagtttttagtagagacagggtttcactatgttagccaggatggtcttgatctcctgaccttgtgatccgcccatctcggcctcccaaagtgctgggattacaggcttgagccaccgcgcccggccaatttaaaattttttaaattttaaaaaatttaaaattttacatggaTATTGTAATTACATGGATATTGTAATTAATGGATTACATGGATATTGTAATCTGTGTAGCTGTTCTATTTTCACTTTCCCCATTGGCTACCAGGAAGCTTAGGAGCAAGTTTGTTTGCTGCCTCCTTTTTTGGTACGTGGGGGTAATTTCTGCCTCATTCTCCACTTAATCTGCTGCTCAGAGAGTTCTCTGGCCAAATCTTATAGGTCTTTGTTCACCACCCAAAATTCTGTATGGGATGAGATAAGGTAGAAGCTAATGGAACTATCATCTTTGCTCGAAACAGTAGGAGGCAGCATTCGTTGAAAGAACAAGGAGGTCAGTGTGGCaactcacgcctacaatcccagctactcagacagGAGGACtgcaggagtttgaagccagcctgggcagcatagcaagaccccatctcttaaataaataagtaaatacccAGGCTTGGctgcatgtgcctgtggtcccatctactcaggagtctgaggcaggaggatcccttgagcccaggaggttgaggctgcagcgagctatgattgtaccactgtattccaacctggggacagagtgaaaccctgtcaaaaaaaaaaaagaaagaagaggctgaggcaggagaatcgcttgaacccgggaggagggggttgcagtgagccgagactgtgccactgcactccagtctgggcaacaagagcgaaactccatccaaaaaaaaagaaaagacaagaaaaagaagggccgggcgcagtggctcacgcctgtaatcctagcacattgggcggcgaggcgggcatatcacgaggtcagattgagaccatcctggctaacacagtgaaacaccgtctctactaaaaatacaaaataattagccacctgtggtggcaggcaccggtagtctcagctattcgagaggctaaggcaggagaatggcgtgaacccgggaggcggagcttgcagtgagcccagatcaggccactgccctccagcctgggcgaaaaagcgagatcctgtctcaaaaaaaaaagaaaagaaaaaagaaaggaaggagggaagggagggagggaggaaggaaggaagggagggagggagggagggagggaaagagagaaagaaagagaaagaaagaagaaaaaggaaaaaagaaaagaagaaagaggtgaAGTTGAAATCATTGGCTTTCCTTGCTTAACTCCATCCTCTCTCGCAGGCTCTGGAGATTTTATTCCCTGACTCAGTGCCTCTCCTTTGTTTTGATGACAGTAAGTCCCTTGGGGGGTCAGGTCTGTGTTTGCATCTATTCTGGGGCCCCAGCACTCAACAGAGACCtcaaggaatatggaatggaaggaagaaaaaaagagagggagggagggatgcagAAATGGGTATGAAAATGGATGTGAGTCCTGGGTGAGCAAGCGAGGGGATAAATTCATGGACAAGCAAGGGAATTCTCGCGGACCCCTCACGGCCAGTATGTGGCAGGAGTTATTATTATCCCAACATTCTCCAGAGGAGGAAGCCCAGGCTCAGAGTGGTGAGTGAGGAATGAACGGGTGAGAGTGTGAGGGAGTCCATGGGGCCAGGCCAGTCTCTCTCAGCGGCTTTCAGGACGAAGTGCACGCTGCCCTGTGCGCGCCCATTCCTGGAAATGAGGTTTCTTTCCTCTTGGACCCCAGCCCATGCCCACCCCCATCAAAGAGCATGGGCCCAGGCCACCGGAGTTGCTGAAAATTTATTTGGCTCCAGGAGCAGTGCAGGGACGGGCTGTgttggaagagagaggagagcagATGAGGATGGCTGATTGTCAAAGCAGGGAGCAGGACCCGGGGGCAGGAGAAACCAGGCTGCCTTCCCTTCCCAGGGGTCCCTGGGGCATCTGGGTGTGTCCGCGGGGGTCGGGGGAGGGTGCTGGACCGTTGTCGTGAGTGGCACCGTTGGGGGTGAGAAGACAGGAATGGTTCAGATGGTTGGGGTGGAAGGTCGGGGGAAGGTTAATGGGCAGAGGAAGCTTACGGGTAGGGTTGGCTTGGCTTTGGCCGGTCTCGGTAGTCTGGGGTCAGGGGCTAGAGTCCAGGCTTGGCCAGGGGCTTCGGGTGGGAGTCAGGGCGCAGGCAGCAGTCTCACTCGGTCCGGCGGCCGCAGCGAGTGCCACTGGGCAATGGGCCGCCGTGGGTTGGCCAGCATGTCCGCCCAGTGGCGCAGGCCAGCCCCGCCGGCGGCCGCCCCCACGGCCACCCTCCCGATGGCCTCGTTCTTGCCCAGCTTGTCGTAGTCCAGCACGGTCAGCTCCACCTGCACCTTCTGGGGTGGGTgcgggaggaggagagaggagcgTGAGGGGAGGAGGCCCGGAAGGGGCAGTGTCCACCCTCACAGCTGAGGGTACCTCTCGCTGCCACCCGAGGGCTCGGGCCCCGGAGCTCGGCacgggggagggggtgggagacCGGAGGGACGGAGCCTGCGGGGAGGAGGAGGCGCTGGCGCCTTTCTTCCTGAGCAGCCAGGTTTCTAAGGAAATGAACCCTCAGAACTCGGTTGCGGAGCGGGTGTTCGGCGCCTCTTGGGGGAGCAACCTCCTAAGAGCCGCAAAGCTGCAGAACTTTAACAGGGGCCGAGCTAGGGTAGGCGCCATCCCTACAGAGGTAAGGGGAGGTCTCTTTTTCTTAGACCCCTGTTCCTGAGGAGGGCGGGGCATCCTGGTGCCTCGTGGGGGGCGGGGCATCCTGGTGCCTCGTGGGGGGCGGGGCATCCTGGTCCTGCTTGGGGGCGGGGCATCCTGGTCCTGCTTGGGGGCGGGGCATCCTGGTCTTGCTTGGGGTGGGGCATCTGGTCCTGCTTAGGAGTGGGGCATCCTGGTCCTGCTCGGGGGCGGGACATCCTGGTCCCACGTTGGGGGCGGGACATTCTGGTTCTGCTTGGGGGCGGGGCATCCTGCTCCTGCTTAGGGCGGGGCATCCTGGTCCTGCTTGGGTGGGGCATCTGGTCCTGCTTAGGAGTGGGTCATTGTGGTCCCGTTTGGGGGCAGGGCATACTGGTCCCGCTTGCTGGGGCGGGGCATACTGATCCTGCTTAGGGTGGGGCATCTGGTCCTGCTTACGGGTGGGGCATCCTAGTCCCGCTTAGGGGGTGGGGCATCCCGGTCCTGCTTACATTAGATAGGATGCCCACATCCAATCTTAAGGAGTCTCTTCCTGGGTGGAGGAGGCTTCCTGGTCCTCATAGGAGGAAACAGACGGAGAGCATAACTTCAGAGCCCCTCACCTGGTTTCTAGGGAGATGCTAAAAGTCTCCCTCCGCCTAGCAATGGCTATTACTAAGGGTCTGGGCTTTTGGAGAACGGCAGGTTTGAGCTCACCTGGACTTGGTCACAGGGCACCTCGAAGCTGAAAGCTTCGTTGTAATAGGGGTTCAGAGTGTTCTTCTTGATGGTGGTTTTCTTCTTCCGCACCTTTTTGCCACCCTGCAGCAGGTGGACCTTGACGTATGGAtctggggagaggaaggaggagtcttaTAGCTCTCCACTGCTGAGTTCTTGGGCCAAGATAGAAACACCGCCTACACCCTTTGGGTCTCCGTAGCTCTATCCCAAAATCCACGCCTTCCACGGCAGCCTGGGCCCTCCCTGTCCCCGAAGAAACCCTCGGGGCTCAGAAACTGCCAGAACGAGAACCCACCCCACGCCATCCCCACACACCCCACTCCCTTGCTTCCCACACACCTGACAGTCCTCCTACGTCCATCTTCTTCAGGTTTTTAGCCTCCAGGACGATGACCGTGAGCTTCCCGGCCGTGGGGACATAGCGGAGGGAGAAACAGATGTCCCCAAGTTTCTCCTGCTGAAAGAAGGAGAGGGGCCCATCACCAGAGCCCCGGCTCCACATCCATGCCCCCTCCATTTGTCTTTTCTCCCCACACTTTGGAATGGAACGGTCCACAGTTAAGGACGCAGGGGTACAATCCACGCCGCCCAGAGGGGCTGGAAGGCCTATGATCTGATTGGCTCAAAATGTTGTGGGCGGAGGCTGGGGCGTGGCTCGGGGCGTGGCCGCGCATGCTCACCTCCTCCCGCGGAGCAGCCTGCAGCTCCCGCCAGGTCTGCACCGGCCGCCCCAGGTCCACGGAGCTCATGGGGACCCGCACCTCCCCGATGGCGTCGTTGCGAGAGAAGCGGTCGAAGTCGTACACCGCCATGACCAGCACCCTGCCCCCCAGCTCCACGTAGGGGACCTGGAGTACACAGAGAATCCGCAGTAGAGAGCAGGAAGTCAGACATAGGGTGAGGCGCAGCACATCCAGAAGGAAGGCGTGGAGTGAAGGAAGGGTCCAAGCGAACAGTTGGGGAAACTCAAATGGGGAAGTCCAGGGATCCATGGGGGAAAAAACCACGGGTCAGTGGAACCCAAATGGTACCGCCCAAGGACCAGGCTACAGCCCAGGAGTCAGCAGTGCCCAGAGTCCAGTGGAATAGCCCCAGAGCGGGTAGCTGCCACCTGAGCTGTGGCCGCCTGCAGGAAAAGCGGAAGGGGTCAGTCCCCAGTGTTCCAGGGACTGGGTGCAGGCTATGGAACGCAGGGCCTGAGGGCAGGAGCTCACCTTGAAGGCAAAGGTCTCCCCAAAGTGAGGGTTCAGCGTCTGCCGATGCACCTTGGTCTCGTACCGCCTCCGTTTGTCCGGCAGCAGGTAGACCCGCACGTAGGGGTCCGAGGAGCCACCCAGATCCAAGGCTGCCAATCCCTCTGCTTGCAGAATGCCCACCAGCAGCTGCAGGGCCCAGGCACAGTGGGGGAGGCGGAGAACACTAGTCTTAGCCTCCCTTCCATGGCTCCTTTCAGAAGTGGTTGGAACCCCTGGGACCCTCCCTCCAAAGCATCCCCTTCCTCCAACCCACCTGGCCACTCTGGAAGTCATAATCCAGGGAGTACTGCAGTCGTCCTAGCTCATGCTTGTCTGCCACCTGCTGCCCTGGCCCGGATGGTGCTGGCTCCAGCTCCTCCACTTCTGGCTGCACCTTAGGGAGCCAGGGGTAAGGGTAGGTGAAGTCTTCCCCTGATAGCAGTATCCTTCAGGTTCAGAAGCCAAGAGATGCTCACAAGTCCCTTGGGCTATACCTGAGCACTCACAGGCTAAGCAGAGTCAGTATTTGACTAGAGATGTCTGCCACAGGCAGGAAATAGACATGATAACACAGATGCAGTATGTTTGTGAATGTTTGATTAGTGGTGTCTGCTATGGGCAGGGACTAGACATGTGTTTGTCATGCTTAGATTAAAACAAGTACTGATAGTGTCCCATTGCCCACAGGAATAATGCAGGTTGTATTTCACATGCTAATGGATGTATCGGGGTGCTAGTCCAAACTGCCATGTTTACTTGTGATCGTAGCACAGCAAAACATGGAGGAGAAATGGCATATTTACTGTGTATTTGCTATTCTAAAGTAGAATGAAAAAGCAGAAGGTGTCTCCTTAACCTAGGCCAGCAATTCTTAAAATTCAATGTAAACCTGAATTCCCGAGTCCTGTGACAAAATGTCTGAGGTCACCTCTTCAGGGATGCTGACTCAACAGGTCAGGTGCTAGCTCCAGAATTTGCATTTCAACAAGTACCCTGTGTGATTCTGCTGCAGTCTTTGAACATCACTGGTTTAAGGGATAGGGATGGGGCTGGACACCAGGACCCTAAATGGCATCTTTACGGATAGTAATTGTATCAGCTCCTTattgagaaggaaggaggggaaataCCAAGTTAGTGACCGCAAACTTGAGATTCAGAGAGGGACAGTGAattctccaaggtcacacaaccgGGAAATGGTCCCTCTTGGTTGGAAACCTAGTGCTGTCTGGCTCCCAGGCAAACATTGCACTCTGCACTGAGAGACTTAATTTTCAGACCCTGCAGTGACCACTTTCCATTCCAACAGCCTCCTCCAGTGCAAATCTCTTTTATCCTCTCTGGGCTGCTGCTGCACTGGCCTCCTCCCTGGATTCCTCGCTGCAGATCTGTCCTACACAGGGGTTCCAGAGGAGTCATCCTAACACCATCTGACCCTGTCCCTCTCATGCTCAAAACATATTTGTAGCTTTCATCACCCTCATGACATGGATACTGCTGAGTTCTCCAGACACTTCACTCCAGAGtgcagctattgtgaaaaatgACTCTTTGTTCCCCAAATAAGCCTCAGAATCTGGATATGGGGCCTGAATCTGGGTATGCGGCCTCAACACATGCTCCAACTTGGACTAGAATGTCCTTCTCTCTGGTCTCAGTTAACTCTGTTCCTTGGGTCTCAGTACAGAGTCACCACCACCATGAAGCCTCCTCTGTCTGAccctctgttttaaaatttttcttactgTAAATACGTCTCATTCTCTGAAAGAAATCAGCACATTTTAAAGTATTCTGGCACAAAGCTGGTTTTCAGCTTTcaaagccatttatttatttatttatttattggagacaagagtcttgctctgtcacccaggttggagtgcagtggcgtgatcacagctcactgcagcctccacctctccatttcagtgcctcagcctctcgagtagctgggattataccgtgccaccacgcctggctaattttttttttttttttttttttttttgagacgcagtctggctctgtcgtccaggctggagtgcagtggccggatctcagctcactgcaagctccgcctcccgggtttacaccattctcctgcctcagcctcctgagtagctgagactacaggcgcccgccaccgcacccggctaattttttgtatttttagtagagatggggtttcaccgtggtctcgatgtcctgaccttgtgatccgcccgcctcggcctcccaaagtgctgggattacaggcgtgagccaccgcgcccggcttcctggctaattttttgtattttaagtagagacagggtttcatcatgttgcccaggctactctagAATtcatgacctcaggcaatctgcccacctcagcctcccaagtgctaggattacaggtgtgagccactgcacctggcccagagccAAATATTTATACGTTTCGGTAGATTTCTATACAGTGGGATGCCTTTTCTGCGTTCCTATGAGACCCTGTAGTACGGCACATATTACCCTGTGTGGTGAGTGTCTGTGTCAGTGCCTGACTACCCCACCAGACTGGAAAGTTCTTGTGAACAGCAGCTAGTTCTGTTCCATCTCCAGGTCCCCAGAGTCCAGTTGAGGGCTAGACACACAGGGAGGATGAGCCAGTAAGGTGGGTTCCTATAGGAGGGAAGGGAGCAGGGACTGGGACCCGCTGGGCCATTGAGAGGAGCAGGGTGCGGGAAGGGGCCGGGTAGAGGGGCTGGGCCGGGCCACACCTTGTCTATGTAACTCTGGCCCAGCCCCTTCACTTCCTGAAGGTGGACCTGGGCTTGGGCCTGGCTCTTCTTGCCCGTCCGCCTCCGACAGCGCTTCCGGTAGAGACAGAAACAGCAGCTCAAGACGAGGAGGCCTGAGACCAGCACGATGGTGGCCAGGGCCCAGGGGGGCACTGCAGAGGGGTGGAGACAACACACATTGAGGCCTGGGCAGCGCGCTGGCTGATTCAGTCCTGATTATACGCGGAAGCTGGAATGCTGGCCTCCTTTTCCCTCCAGCcattttcattccatttctttccgCGTTTTTCTTCCACCTAATGTGGCCTATAGAGAGATTCGATGCCCTAACCCAGGCTGACACCATCTGGATTTGCTTGCCTATTAGTTCTGCCTTTCCTtacccgcccccgccccccatgTCTGCTCAACTCCTGATGCTTTTTAGAAGAAGCCCTGCTCCTCatcgggcctcagtttccttatctgtaaaagaagGGCTAGGTGGACCTTCCAATTCTAAGATCCCATTCCATGCAACACCCCTTGATCCGGTTTCGATTtctgttccttcctttttcccgATTTCTTTTGCGTTCTACTCCAGGATGATGACCCGGAATCCCAGCCGGATTTTCCAGCCCGCCTGCCCTAGTATACCCGTCCGAATCCTGCCCCTCGGAATCCTGGCCGGGCTTTCTCTCTGCtcgtcccccccaccccccaccgtCTTCCTCCAGGTCTTGCTCACCGGGGCCGTGGTTGATGCGACTGGAGTCGGGAGGCGTGTCGGGCGATGGAGGCCCCGGGGTTGGGGGCTCCGGGAACATGGTGGCGGGTTCCTAGAGTCTTTTCTGCAGAGGCACTCAAGCACCCTAGTCCCCCATTCCCACCCCAGACATCCATTGAGCCCCACGCACAACAAAGAACTCCAACTCCCATGAGGCCGATGCGCGAACAGCCGCGCAGAAACCGGACAGCCACCGCGAGTCATGCTGGGAGTTGTAGTTTCAGCCTCCCTGAGCTTGAGAGGGGGTGTCCAGGACCTAGTTGCATCCCAAAGGGATACCCTCTTCCTCCACGGTCCCACAGGCATTCCGCTGACTTCTGCCTCGTCCTCGCCCCTCCGCAGGGCCTGAACCGGAAGCGGGCGAAGGCAGGCGTGGGAACCAGCGGACTGCGTTGCCCAGAGCAACAGCCTGGCTCCTCTCGAGCGGGGTGGGAGCAAAGCTGGTTGCCCGGGCAACGGTCTGTTGCCAGGACAACGGGCGGGGCTGACGCACAGACGCGGAGTCCCGGCGGGGCAGGCTCGCTCCGGGGCCCACTGGTGCCTGGGAACCCCCCGATAGCCCGACTGGGATCCTCAGGTCCCGCGAGGTGGGGAGGGGCAGCCTGTGGTCCGAGCGGCCACAGCCGACTACTCCCTGCGCACTTGGTCCTGGGAGCTGAGACGCAggttccctcttccctctccccagtTTTGCTGGAGGGCGGGTCGGGGGCTGCCTGGTGCCTGTGCTGAGCCCCCCTCATCCTTCTTGGCCTGTTGGTCTCTCCACGCATCCGTGCTGTCTTCACACCTGCTCTCGTGACCGCCTCGGTCTCCACGCTGTCTCTTGACCCCAAATAGGCGTCTTCCCTGTGTCTGCCTCCCCATTCCGCCCGTCTGTCTTGCCTATCGCCTGGCCTCTGTCCCCAGGGTCTCTACCCCTTCGCTCCGCCTGCGCTCCCCTCCCCGCCCTCGGCTCTTTGTCTTCTCCATACCTGACTCGCGTCCCCAAATCCCTGTCTCTCCGCTTCAGGCTCCAGCCCTCCCACTGTCTCTGTTGGTCCCCCCAGTGCCCCAGCCCCCACTCCCACACCCCTTTCCTCTAGGGATGCGGATGCGGATGGGCTGAGGGCGGGGGTCCCAGCAGCTCCTACCTGCTCCGCGGCTGGAGGGGACGCTCCCGGGAGACGCGGAGGCGCCAGCCCCGCCCGGACCCCGCCCCCCGCACGTGGGCGGTGGCGCTGTCCCGGGTGCTGATCGCGGAACTCGGCGGGGCGGGGGAGCCGCGGAGCGAAGCCGGATCCCGTGCGCGCGTGTGTGCCCGTGtgcgtgtgcgcgcgtgtgtggtgtgtattgtgtgtgcctgtatttgGTCTCGGGTAGGCGGaaagccccgccccgcccctcctccCGCCTCCACCCGGGAACCTCGATGTCGCCCACAGATATTTATCCTGGTGCCTTAGAATTTTCTGCCCTCTGGTCCAGTCGTTGGCCGTTCAGACCACTCCACTCCTCCCGCCCCAACACACACGACACACACCCAAAGAACGGCATGCCAGGATACTCAGTCCTAGGACCTAGGAGACCCTAGACCCTCACTGCAGACCTAGACTCTGCGGGGTTCAGCATCAAAGTCCCTAGCTATCAGCCCCCAGACATCGCCCTCTAAGTTCCCCTAACACCAGTCCCAAGAGGCGGCcagtgcggtgactcacacctgtaatctcagcagtttgggaggtcgaagcaggaggaatgcttgagcccaggagctggagaccagcctgggcaacatagcaaaatcccgtctctacaaaaatgagtCCGGCGTGGTGGTGCCTACCCGTGATcacagctactctagaggctgaggtgggaagatcacctgggcccaggaggtcaaggctgcagtaagccactgcactccagactgggcaacaaaggaagaccatgtctcaaaaacaaaaacagaacaaaacaacaacaacaacaacaaaaagagtaaaagaaaagcTCAGAAAGCAAGTCCCCAAGCACCTAGCTCCAGCGAGCCCTGTCCATACTGCCCAGACCCTGGACACAGACGTCTGGACACCGCCTTCTCTGAGAGACTCAACCACCCAAAGCTACATTTTCTCATGTGCAAATGTGTGGGTCCCTCTAGTCCCCTCCTGGACGTTTGCCTCTATCCCTAGATACCAGGAACCCATCCCTACTCCCAACCCAATATTATTTCCGGACCCAGAAATCCATGGAACAACTGTCTCTGGGGAGAACAGTGATTTAATAAATTATGGGATAGAAGGAAACATATATGTGGATGGTGGGGTGCAGGGAGACCTTGGGCACAGGGACACCCTCTGACCTCAGATTACAGAAGACTGATTTGGTTTCTGATCCTGCCTGCCTTTGGTCCTCAAGTAGCCAGAACTCCAGACCCGAATTCCTTCCTGCCTCAGAATCCAGGCTCCAGTCTGTTTCTTCCCGTATCCTGGACTCCCAGCTTCCTCCTCCCTGAAAGACCTAGGAAATCCAAGCTACCATCTCTCTCCTTCAAGGAACCAGGAATCCTGATCCCCAGCTCCCATAGGGTTCATCTGAAGCCCATCAGACCACTCTGTCCTGGGGAAACCAGAGTTTGGGATCCCAGCTCCTCCTGCCACAGCACCTAGGAGTCTGGGAGCCCAGCCCTCTGCTCTTCCAGGAATCTGGGCTCAAGTGGGCATCCAGAGCTTGAGGATGCTTGGGCTGCCGACCCAGCCCTCTCGTCACTTAGACCTCCAACTTGTGGGCCTGGATGGCGGCCACGTTCTCATAGATGAGATTTTCGACACTCTCATACGGGACCTCCTTCTTGGCTGGGGCCTGGGCTGACTGTTGGAGGAACCGCAGGATGCACTGGTGCAGGAACACGTACTGAGCCTGGGAAACGGGCATGGGAGTGAGGGGCGTCCCCCTAAGTCTGGGCTGTATGGAGCCCCAGGGTACCTCCACCCACCGACTCCCGTCCTGTGTCGCTGTGGGGCTGCCTCACCTCAGTCTGCACCATCAACGGCCGGCTCTCTCTCATCTTCCTCACAAAGCTGAAGGGCCCAAGGAGACCCTGGGACTGCAGCTGCCGGAGCAGGACGTCCAGGGCAATGAGGGTGCCTGTGCGACCCACGCCAGCACTAGGCAGAACAAGGGAAGGGTCAGACCAAGGGGCAGGAGTGCGAGGGTCTGGGGTCATGGCTGATTGGAGGGATCTGTGTTTGAATGATGACAATAACTATGCctgctcagacctgtaatcccagcacttcgggaggccaaagccagtggatcacccaaggtcaggaggtcgagaccagcctggccaacctggcgaaacactctctctactaaaaatacaaaaattagccgggtgtggtggcgcacgcctgtaatcccagctacttgggaggctgaggtgaagaattgcttgaacccaggaggtggaggttgcaatgagctgagatcacaccattgcactccagcctgggcaacaagagcaaaactccatctcaaacaacaacaacaacaacaacaacaaaactatgcCTGGAGTTCCTTCCATCTGTTAGGCTCTGTTCTAAGTGCCTGATGGGCCTTCTTCACTCCTCCCAAACCTAAGAAGTGGGATGTACTAGCACATCCtttgtacagatggggaaatggaggctgAGTGAGGTGAAGTCCCATACCCCAGGCCACTCAGCtaataagtgacagagctggggttCAAATACAGGAATAAGAACTCTCCAGCCAATCATTTAATAATTCctttaaacacaaaattagtctTTCGTTTTgtttgtcacgcaggctggagtacagtggcatgacctcggctcactgcacccttgacctcctggctcaagtgatcctcctgtctcagcctcctgagtagctcggatcacaggcatgcaccactgcatctggctaacttattaaatgtttttatagagatggggtcttgccatgttgcccaggctggtctgaaactcctggactcaagtgatcctcccacctcagtcccccaaagtgctgggattacaggcatgagctacggtGCCCAGTGAAAAAATTAGCTGTtttaggttgggcacagtggctcacacctgtaatcccagcactttgggaggctgaggtgggtggatcacgaggtgaggagatcaagaccatcctggccaacatggtgaaactccatctctactaaaataccaaaaaaaaaaaaaaaaaaaaaaattagccaggcatggtggcatactcctatagtcccagcaactcgagaggctgaggcaggggaatcgcttgaacccgggaggcagaggttgcagtgagccaagatcacaccacttcactccagcctgggtgacagagcgagactccatctcaaaaaaaaaaaaaaaaaaaaaaaaaaaaagctattttaggctgggcgcagtggctcacgcctgtaatcccagcactttgggaggctgaagtgggtggatcacctgaggtcaggcattggagacaagcctggccaacatggagaaaccccatctctactaaaaataccaaaattagccaggtggggtggctattcccagctactcaggatgccgaggcaggagaatcacttgaacccgggaggcggaggttacagtgagctgagatcaagtcattgcactccagcctgggtgacacagcgagactccatctccaaaaaaaaagacaaaaaatttagCTATTTGAATGTGAGCAATTTATCACACTCACAACAttgtgcagcctccacctctatCTACTTGCAAAACACTTTCATCACCCTTAAAGCAGACACCACGCCCATTAGGCCACCTCTCCCCATTCCGTATCTCCCTCCAGGGCCTGGAAGCTACTAATCTGTTAAGTGTCTGTTGCTTTGGCTGTTCTAGATATGCTCCTGGACATGTATACTAATGGAATGATGTAATGATATCCA from Rhinopithecus roxellana isolate Shanxi Qingling chromosome 12, ASM756505v1, whole genome shotgun sequence encodes:
- the SYT5 gene encoding synaptotagmin-5 isoform X2, translating into MTRGGCPVSARLFAHRPHGSWSSLLCVGLNGCLGWEWGTRVLECLCRKDSRNPPPCSRSPQPRGLHRPTRLPTPVASTTAPVQPEVEELEPAPSGPGQQVADKHELGRLQYSLDYDFQSGQLLVGILQAEGLAALDLGGSSDPYVRVYLLPDKRRRYETKVHRQTLNPHFGETFAFKVPYVELGGRVLVMAVYDFDRFSRNDAIGEVRVPMSSVDLGRPVQTWRELQAAPREEEKLGDICFSLRYVPTAGKLTVIVLEAKNLKKMDVGGLSDPYVKVHLLQGGKKVRKKKTTIKKNTLNPYYNEAFSFEVPCDQVQKVQVELTVLDYDKLGKNEAIGRVAVGAAAGGAGLRHWADMLANPRRPIAQWHSLRPPDRVRLLPAP
- the SYT5 gene encoding synaptotagmin-5 isoform X1; the protein is MFPEPPTPGPPSPDTPPDSSRINHGPVPPWALATIVLVSGLLVLSCCFCLYRKRCRRRTGKKSQAQAQVHLQEVKGLGQSYIDKVQPEVEELEPAPSGPGQQVADKHELGRLQYSLDYDFQSGQLLVGILQAEGLAALDLGGSSDPYVRVYLLPDKRRRYETKVHRQTLNPHFGETFAFKVPYVELGGRVLVMAVYDFDRFSRNDAIGEVRVPMSSVDLGRPVQTWRELQAAPREEQEKLGDICFSLRYVPTAGKLTVIVLEAKNLKKMDVGGLSDPYVKVHLLQGGKKVRKKKTTIKKNTLNPYYNEAFSFEVPCDQVQKVQVELTVLDYDKLGKNEAIGRVAVGAAAGGAGLRHWADMLANPRRPIAQWHSLRPPDRVRLLPAP